In uncultured Cohaesibacter sp., a genomic segment contains:
- a CDS encoding methyl-accepting chemotaxis protein: MRYSVSAKVITIVMVLSLVIIAQSVFSVMQLGKIGQEIETIAESDIPLTEVLSRITTHQLEQSVMFERVLRLNGLVEGDIPAQKAAAEKSFMDYASLVEQEILQGERIAEQALAHSYDEKTRTEIRYVFDALKQIEAEHRVYDEHAAQIIAHSNNNETDKALALLQTIEQEEKQLNRELVDLLRQIEGFTLNATQAAEEHEKTTEHILIVVAIVSTLLGIAVSVFLTRQTVTKPLREVVVALDKLSDNDLNASVTAKGNDEIGDLARAFDRFKMKLIEMRQLEEEREEMERKNLATRREILSIMAMEVKSKTEEGIDVIAASAGEVEEQSQEMRSSLEQANTSVSQILAQAQETHTRSQEAVALSEELLSAISEVAEKTDISNKLTIDAVSLSSSSQDTIAELATAADNIGQFVSVISDIADKTNLLALNATIEAARAGEAGRGFAVVAAEVKDLAEQTNRSTRQISEQVVTIQQKTNAAVSSMDQLIQSTRGLSEMAATVASATEEQRATTENFGRIVSASGRSVGMMSTGMSEVAQIAQKTLAFSAAMSEKTNSMSLTAQSLRKEIPAIIQSSLDATERRSEVRTDLNKQVKGRDDKGDFVTTLHNVSANGACMSEIDRPVSEQLKLDIPDRGWVTFRKMWARDRKIGLEQI; encoded by the coding sequence ATGCGTTATTCAGTGTCCGCCAAGGTGATCACCATCGTTATGGTCTTGAGCCTCGTGATCATTGCTCAATCTGTTTTCAGCGTGATGCAATTGGGAAAGATCGGTCAGGAAATCGAGACCATCGCTGAATCCGATATACCCTTGACCGAGGTTTTGAGCCGGATCACGACGCATCAACTGGAACAGTCCGTGATGTTCGAGCGGGTTCTGCGTCTCAATGGCCTTGTTGAAGGCGATATTCCGGCGCAGAAGGCCGCTGCGGAGAAAAGCTTCATGGATTATGCTTCGCTCGTCGAGCAGGAAATCCTGCAAGGCGAACGCATCGCGGAGCAGGCGCTTGCTCACAGCTATGATGAAAAGACGCGTACTGAAATCCGGTATGTCTTCGACGCTCTCAAGCAGATCGAGGCCGAGCATCGCGTTTATGATGAACATGCCGCTCAGATCATTGCCCATTCCAATAACAATGAGACCGACAAGGCGCTTGCACTTCTTCAGACGATCGAACAGGAGGAAAAACAGCTCAACCGCGAACTGGTGGATCTTCTGCGCCAGATCGAGGGCTTTACGCTAAATGCCACGCAAGCAGCCGAAGAACATGAGAAGACAACGGAACATATCCTCATCGTTGTTGCCATCGTTTCAACGCTGCTTGGCATTGCGGTTTCAGTTTTTCTTACGCGTCAGACGGTCACTAAGCCCTTGCGTGAGGTTGTCGTCGCGCTTGATAAACTCTCTGATAACGATCTAAACGCCAGCGTGACGGCCAAGGGCAATGACGAAATCGGTGATCTGGCGCGGGCGTTCGATCGCTTCAAGATGAAGCTCATCGAGATGCGTCAGCTTGAAGAGGAACGTGAAGAGATGGAGCGCAAGAATCTCGCAACGCGGCGGGAAATTCTTTCCATCATGGCAATGGAAGTCAAAAGCAAGACAGAAGAAGGCATCGACGTGATCGCCGCCAGCGCCGGAGAGGTGGAAGAACAGTCGCAGGAAATGCGAAGCTCGCTTGAGCAGGCAAATACCAGCGTCTCACAGATACTGGCTCAGGCTCAGGAAACCCACACGCGGTCGCAGGAAGCGGTGGCGTTGTCAGAAGAGCTTCTGTCCGCAATCAGTGAAGTGGCGGAGAAAACGGACATCTCCAACAAGCTGACGATTGATGCTGTGTCCTTGTCTTCGTCTTCGCAGGACACAATTGCCGAACTGGCAACGGCGGCCGACAATATCGGCCAGTTTGTCTCGGTCATCAGCGACATTGCCGATAAAACCAATCTCCTCGCCCTTAATGCGACGATCGAGGCGGCAAGAGCGGGGGAGGCAGGACGAGGCTTTGCGGTGGTTGCCGCCGAGGTCAAGGATCTCGCCGAACAGACCAACAGGTCAACCAGACAGATTTCCGAGCAGGTCGTGACGATCCAGCAGAAAACCAACGCTGCGGTTTCCTCCATGGATCAACTGATCCAGAGCACACGGGGGCTGAGCGAAATGGCCGCCACCGTTGCCTCTGCCACGGAAGAGCAGCGCGCGACAACCGAGAATTTCGGCCGCATTGTCAGCGCGTCCGGCCGCTCGGTCGGGATGATGTCCACCGGTATGTCGGAGGTGGCCCAGATTGCTCAAAAAACCCTCGCCTTCTCCGCTGCCATGAGCGAGAAGACAAACAGCATGTCCCTGACCGCGCAGAGTCTGCGCAAGGAAATTCCGGCCATCATTCAATCTTCGCTTGATGCAACCGAACGGCGCTCGGAGGTCCGAACCGACCTTAACAAACAGGT